The Burkholderia lata genome contains a region encoding:
- a CDS encoding histone deacetylase family protein: MKTYFHPEQLLHHPRSYLSRGQMREPQEVPERAARLVAAVRSLDFDVREPADRGTAPIAAVHDMNYLRFLEEAHRDWKQMPDDWGDEVMSNVFVRDPNPLRGVLAKAARYLADGSCPVDANTWRAAYWSAQGALAAAADVNDGAREAYALCRPPGHHARRDAAGGFCYLNNAAIAAQSLLGRHRRVAILDTDMHHGQGVQEIFYGRDDVLYVSIHGDPTNFYPVVAGYEEETGTGAGDGFNLNLPMPHGAPESAFFERLDGALRALARFQPDALVLALGFDIYKDDPQSQVAVTTDGFGRLGGAIGALGLPTVIVQEGGYHLDSLDANARAFFGGFAAAR; encoded by the coding sequence ATGAAAACCTATTTCCATCCCGAGCAGTTGCTGCACCATCCGCGCAGCTACCTGTCGCGTGGCCAGATGCGTGAGCCGCAGGAAGTGCCCGAGCGCGCGGCGCGACTCGTCGCGGCCGTCCGGTCGCTCGACTTCGACGTGCGCGAGCCGGCCGACCGCGGCACCGCGCCGATCGCGGCCGTGCACGACATGAACTACCTGCGCTTCCTGGAAGAAGCGCACCGCGACTGGAAGCAGATGCCCGACGACTGGGGCGACGAAGTAATGTCGAACGTGTTCGTGCGCGACCCGAACCCGCTGCGCGGCGTGCTTGCGAAAGCCGCGCGCTACCTTGCCGACGGCAGTTGCCCGGTCGATGCGAACACGTGGCGTGCCGCGTACTGGTCCGCGCAGGGCGCGCTGGCGGCCGCGGCCGACGTCAACGACGGCGCACGCGAGGCGTACGCGCTGTGCCGGCCGCCCGGCCATCACGCACGCCGTGACGCGGCCGGCGGCTTCTGCTACCTGAACAATGCGGCGATCGCCGCGCAGTCGCTGCTCGGCCGCCACCGCCGGGTCGCGATCCTCGACACCGACATGCATCACGGGCAGGGCGTGCAGGAGATCTTCTACGGCCGCGACGACGTGCTGTACGTGTCGATCCACGGCGATCCGACCAACTTCTACCCGGTCGTCGCGGGCTACGAGGAAGAGACGGGCACCGGGGCCGGCGACGGGTTCAACCTCAACCTGCCGATGCCGCACGGCGCGCCGGAGTCGGCGTTCTTCGAGCGGCTCGACGGTGCACTGCGCGCGCTCGCGCGGTTCCAGCCCGACGCACTCGTGCTCGCGCTCGGCTTCGATATCTACAAGGACGATCCGCAATCGCAGGTGGCCGTCACGACCGACGGCTTCGGGCGGCTCGGCGGCGCGATCGGCGCACTCGGGTTGCCGACGGTGATCGTGCAAGAAGGCGGCTATCACCTCGACAGCCTCGACGCGAACGCGCGTGCGTTTTTCGGCGGATTCGCCGCCGCGCGCTGA